In Candidatus Hydrogenedens sp., the genomic window GCGAAACGGATTGCTGGAGATACAGGTGTAAATTTAATTCGCCTTTTAGAAAGTCGATTAGATACGGTCATATATCGTTTAGGGTTTGCCCCAACGATTTCATCTGCACGTCAGTTAGTTACACATTGCCATTTTCTTGTGGATGGTAAAAAGGTAAACATTCCTTCATTCATAGTAAAACCAGGCATGAAAATAACTGTCCGTGAAAAAAGCAGAAATATCCCAATGATTGCCACAGGTGCAGAAAATCCGTATCAAGAAATTCCACCTCATTTAGCACGGGAAGCAAAATCATTTGAAGGACATGTTGTTTCTGTCCCAGCAGAGGAAAATCTACCTTTCCTTGAAGATACTGCTGGTGTCATCGGTTTCTACTCGAGATAATTGTTTTAAGTATAATATGTAAGAAGTATGCGGGTCGATTTTAATTCGGCCCGTTTTTTTGTGAAAACAAAAGTAGAAGGAAAAGGCATACTTTATGAGTATCGAAATTATTGTCGGAGCCAATTGGGGTGATGAGGGCAAGGGACGAATGGTTGATTACTTCGCTCAGGATGCAGATTTTGTGATTCGGTATCAAGGTGGCAACAATGCTGGCCATACAGTAATAAATGAATATGGTGAATTTAAATTGCATCTAATTCCCTCAGGCGTATTCAGTAAAAAAACGATAAATATTCTCGGTCCTGGAATGGTTATCAACTTGCAAAGCCTTGTAGAAGAGATTCAGAGCTTCCAAGAAAAAGGGATTGACCCTCAAATTATGATTTCAGAGCGGGCTACAATCTGTTTCCCGTATCACCAATTAGAAGATGTTTGGGAGGAAGAGCGGTTAGGTAAAAACGCATACGGTTCAACACGTCGTGGAATTGCACCCGTTTATGGAGACAGAACAGTTAAAAAAGCAATATTAATGGGCGAACTTCTCTATCCAGAAAAACTTAAATCGCGACTGGAACAGATTGTAAAATGGAAGTTACAAATAGCCCGCGGTGTTTATGGAAAAGAATCACCGTTTACCTTTAACGAAATCTGGGAATGGACTCAAAAATGGGGTGGACTTTTACTGCCATATATCAAAGATACAAATAAAATACTTGAAGATGCAGTCCGTGCAGGAAAGAAAATTCTTTTTGAAGCCCAATTAGGAACTCTGCGTGACCTTTATTTCGGCATATATCCATACACGACATCGTCGTGCACACTTTCAGCCTTTGCACCTATTGGGGGTGGATTGTTCGGTTTCAAACCCGACCGAGTAATCGCTGTGGTAAAAGCCTTTTCAACCTGTGTGGGTGAGGGTCCTTTTGTAACCCTGATGGAACCTGAAGAAGCCGATCAGCTCCGCAAAATAGCAAAAGAATATGGTGCAGCAACAGGGAGACCAAGAACTATTGGACATTTCGATGCTGTTGCTACCCGTTATGGTGTAAAACTTCAAGGAGCAACCGAAGTCGCTCTAACGAAATTAGATAGCCTTACTGGAAGAAAAGTCTTAAAACTTTGTACACACTATCAATTCGAAGATAAAATATTTGAAGATTTTCCAATCAATCCTATCCTTGAACAATCAAAACCGATATACATAGAACTTCCAGGCTGGGATGAAGACATTTCCAAGGTGCGTCGGTTTGAAGACCTTCCTAAAAATGCTCAAAATTATGTAATAGAAATCGAAAAAAGAATCGAATGCCCCATTAAATATATTTCTGTCGGACCTGAACGGGAAGCATTAATCACTCGATAGACTCAATAACACAAGCGGATATTAGTAATTTGGTACGTGCTAAAAATGGCAATTTCCTTAAAAGAATTTGAAATAATTCACAAACTTGCCCAAGGATTTCATCATACGAACTATATTCAGGTCTC contains:
- the rpsD gene encoding 30S ribosomal protein S4, which gives rise to MGRYLGPKHKLCRRLGSCIWGSPKCPSKKRPFRPGQHGRDPKGKLSVYAKQLLAKQKIRTHYGLMERQMKKTFQEAKRIAGDTGVNLIRLLESRLDTVIYRLGFAPTISSARQLVTHCHFLVDGKKVNIPSFIVKPGMKITVREKSRNIPMIATGAENPYQEIPPHLAREAKSFEGHVVSVPAEENLPFLEDTAGVIGFYSR
- a CDS encoding adenylosuccinate synthase, translated to MSIEIIVGANWGDEGKGRMVDYFAQDADFVIRYQGGNNAGHTVINEYGEFKLHLIPSGVFSKKTINILGPGMVINLQSLVEEIQSFQEKGIDPQIMISERATICFPYHQLEDVWEEERLGKNAYGSTRRGIAPVYGDRTVKKAILMGELLYPEKLKSRLEQIVKWKLQIARGVYGKESPFTFNEIWEWTQKWGGLLLPYIKDTNKILEDAVRAGKKILFEAQLGTLRDLYFGIYPYTTSSCTLSAFAPIGGGLFGFKPDRVIAVVKAFSTCVGEGPFVTLMEPEEADQLRKIAKEYGAATGRPRTIGHFDAVATRYGVKLQGATEVALTKLDSLTGRKVLKLCTHYQFEDKIFEDFPINPILEQSKPIYIELPGWDEDISKVRRFEDLPKNAQNYVIEIEKRIECPIKYISVGPEREALITR